In Fusarium oxysporum Fo47 chromosome XI, complete sequence, the following are encoded in one genomic region:
- a CDS encoding kinase-like domain-containing protein — protein MPASGSGASLLADVYLEDCNLGFTPRWEFQPDLDKMRMTIQAIFRTENVHIKHFAEGCFNKLYEVQINDQAPLLLRVALPVDPQNKTISEVATIQWVSAITDFPIPNVIHYDASRDSPITYEWILMSKLPGARLEVTWRHLTLLQKTDTVRQIASFIASLFRDKFATICNIYPPVYESGLPRPGPIVSTCFFYGLINKSDINRGPFRNSSEWFAARLEATKRDATATMAKWCGKENLDCDAVKEIDDAARTFGIAERLLHLIQRIFPFHAEAETTVLYHDDLHGNNILVDDAGNITGIVDWECVSIVPLWKACGIPQFLFEQPRWTEPDRRRYRHDANGEISELYYKHLHQYETTRLREVFLGEMERLDPRWMDIHKKTQLLRDFDFAVQFCDDVAVLKHIVKWAEAVEAGGDVPRMWDLVWANALKWY, from the coding sequence ATGCCGGCCTCAGGATCCGGAGCCTCACTTCTTGCTGACGTTTACTTGGAAGACTGCAATCTAGGATTCACCCCGCGATGGGAGTTCCAGcctgatcttgacaagatgaGAATGACAATCCAAGCCATCTTTCGCACCGAAAACGTACACATCAAGCATTTCGCCGAAGGTTGCTTTAACAAACTCTACGAAGTTCAGATCAACGATCAAGCCCCGCTATTGCTGCGCGTCGCACTCCCTGTCGATCCGCAGAACAAGACCATCAGCGAAGTTGCCACAATCCAATGGGTCTCCGCGATTACAGACTTCCCGATCCCGAATGTCATTCATTACGATGCGTCGCGCGATTCTCCCATTACTTATGAATGGATCTTGATGAGCAAGCTCCCAGGCGCGCGGTTGGAGGTCACATGGCGGCACCTCACTCTTCTCCAAAAGACCGACACCGTCCGCCAAATCGCATCTTTCATAGCATCTCTCTTTCGTGACAAATTCGCGACCATTTGTAACATCTACCCTCCCGTATACGAAAGCGGATTGCCAAGGCCCGGCCCAATCGTGTCTACTTGCTTCTTCTAcggcctcatcaacaaaTCTGACATTAACCGAGGACCGTTTCGGAACAGCAGCGAGTGGTTTGCAGCACGGCTCGAGGCGACTAAAAGGGATGCGACAGCGACTATGGCAAAGTGGTGTGGAAAGGAAAACCTTGACTGTGATGCGGTCAAAGAGATTGACGATGCTGCCCGAACATTTGGCATCGCAGAGAGATTGCTGCATCTGATTCAGCGCATCTTTCCATTTCACGCTGAAGCAGAGACCACGGTTCTTTACCACGACGACTTACATGGGAACAACATTCTTGTCGACGATGCAGGGAATATCACAGGCATTGTCGACTGGGAATGTGTGTCCATCGTACCACTGTGGAAAGCCTGCGGCATCCCCCAATTCCTCTTTGAACAACCACGATGGACTGAACCTGATCGCAGACGATACCGCCACGATGCGAACGGCGAGATTTCCGAATTATACTACAAGCATTTACACCAATACGAAACCACACGCTTGCGAGAGGTGTTCTTGGGAGAAATGGAGCGACTTGACCCGCGATGGATGGACATTCACAAAAAGACGCAATTGCTCAGGGACTTCGACTTTGCAGTGCAGTTTTGCGATGATGTCGCCGTTTTGAAGCATATCGTCAAGTGGGCTGAGGCTGTGGAGGCTGGTGGGGATGTTCCGAGGATGTGGGACCTGGTATGGGCGAATGCGCTCAAGTGGTATTGA